One Tunturibacter gelidoferens genomic region harbors:
- a CDS encoding response regulator, with translation MSPKTYFEVVPLSEVAKQDEVSLPEEFKPVILIVDDERIIADTLSIILSRSGFSTLTAYDGTAALALARTSAPQLLISDVMMPGMTGIELAIAVSQTIPGCQILLFSGQAATADLLVHARNAGYNFTTLTKPVHPTDMLKRVSECLAVQKTVFAPTHSPTDDSSRPATYLVN, from the coding sequence ATGTCCCCAAAAACGTACTTTGAGGTCGTTCCCTTGTCAGAAGTTGCGAAGCAAGATGAAGTCTCGCTGCCCGAGGAATTTAAACCCGTCATCCTCATCGTCGACGACGAGCGAATCATCGCCGACACTCTCTCGATAATCCTCTCCCGTAGCGGCTTCTCCACCCTCACCGCCTACGACGGTACCGCAGCACTAGCGCTCGCACGAACGTCCGCCCCCCAACTTCTCATCTCCGACGTCATGATGCCCGGCATGACCGGCATCGAACTGGCTATCGCTGTCAGCCAGACCATCCCCGGATGCCAAATCCTTCTGTTCTCCGGCCAGGCCGCAACCGCCGATCTCCTCGTACACGCGCGCAATGCCGGCTACAACTTCACCACCCTCACCAAACCCGTCCACCCCACCGACATGCTCAAGCGCGTCTCCGAGTGCCTGGCGGTACAAAAGACCGTCTTCGCCCCCACGCACAGCCCGACGGACGATTCTTCCCGACCCGCAACCTACCTCGTAAACTAA
- a CDS encoding phospholipid carrier-dependent glycosyltransferase, giving the protein MSQTSRPPTALSPVARNRLILFVLWLLFYATLTLFVPPLLDDADSVHAEVAREMLLRHDWVTLYANGIRYLEKAPILYWSMALSFKLFGVNTAAARLPIALTVLSLALLLEGFARRAFSTPEQPQSPRAGLYAGLMLLSSFGIFIFTRILLPDADVCLWLTLALFFYWATEQADERQTHGMPQNRVPHLREAKVGLREANRTPFPFTKANASITLCWLFAACCALNVLTKGLIGIVFPLLIVLTHLILTRRNLHAVLTRIPQLHPLSSTIVFLVIAAPWHILIALANPTQGHPGALSFSHGHWSVPLPTDGNVHGWLWFYFVNEQLLRYLNLRVPRDYDTVPLALFWALILIWIMPWSAFLYRALATVPWRKALRPRVSIRTLTPPESTLLLLGLWAIIPVLFFSLSTRQEYYVLPALPAMILLIAGWLDAEATEAESFTVPNPLVRSGQRISVVLLVLGSIAALTAGFFLLHSAPPNPGTDLASLLKQNPSDYALSFGHFLDLNAQAMGAFRDPLLLTAVALFSGTLANWLLRRNYQPHAANLCLAAATFAFVLAAHVGLQIFSPVLSSRQLATAIQPELKPSDLIVIHGEYESASTLGFYLGRNDLHILNGRSSNLWYGSFFPDAPPIFEDALSLKVRWLEPRRIFLWQDLSDPVPTLPGKTFFIAQSGGKEILSNQPNPY; this is encoded by the coding sequence ATGTCGCAAACATCCAGACCGCCGACAGCCCTATCGCCCGTAGCAAGAAACCGTCTCATCCTCTTCGTCCTCTGGCTCCTCTTCTACGCAACCCTCACCCTCTTCGTCCCCCCGCTCCTCGACGACGCCGACTCCGTACACGCCGAAGTCGCCCGCGAGATGCTCCTCCGCCACGACTGGGTCACCCTCTACGCCAACGGCATCCGCTACCTCGAAAAAGCCCCCATCCTTTACTGGAGCATGGCCCTCAGCTTCAAACTCTTCGGCGTCAACACCGCGGCCGCACGCCTCCCCATCGCCCTCACCGTCCTCTCGCTCGCCCTCCTCCTCGAGGGCTTCGCCCGCCGCGCCTTCAGCACTCCAGAACAACCTCAATCCCCCCGAGCCGGCCTCTACGCCGGACTCATGCTCCTCTCCAGCTTCGGCATCTTCATCTTCACCCGCATCCTCCTCCCCGACGCCGACGTCTGCCTCTGGCTCACCCTCGCCCTCTTCTTCTACTGGGCCACCGAGCAGGCCGATGAGCGACAGACCCATGGGATGCCCCAAAATCGGGTGCCCCATCTTCGCGAAGCTAAGGTGGGCCTTCGCGAAGCGAACCGCACTCCTTTCCCATTCACAAAAGCCAACGCAAGCATCACCCTCTGCTGGCTCTTCGCCGCCTGCTGCGCCCTCAACGTCCTCACCAAAGGCCTCATCGGCATCGTCTTCCCCCTCCTCATCGTCCTCACCCACCTCATCCTGACGCGCCGCAACCTCCACGCCGTCCTAACCCGCATCCCCCAGCTCCACCCCCTCTCCAGCACCATCGTCTTCCTCGTCATCGCCGCTCCGTGGCACATCCTCATCGCCCTCGCCAACCCCACCCAGGGCCATCCCGGCGCTCTCTCCTTCTCGCACGGCCACTGGTCCGTCCCCCTCCCCACCGACGGCAACGTCCACGGCTGGCTCTGGTTCTACTTCGTCAACGAGCAGCTCCTCCGCTACCTCAACCTCCGCGTCCCCCGCGACTACGACACCGTCCCCCTCGCCCTCTTCTGGGCCCTCATCCTCATCTGGATCATGCCCTGGAGCGCCTTCCTCTATCGTGCCCTCGCCACCGTCCCCTGGCGCAAGGCCCTCCGCCCTAGAGTCTCCATCCGCACCCTCACCCCACCCGAAAGCACCCTACTCCTCCTGGGCCTCTGGGCCATCATCCCTGTCCTCTTTTTCTCCCTCTCCACCCGCCAGGAGTACTACGTCCTCCCCGCCCTCCCCGCCATGATCCTTCTCATCGCCGGTTGGCTCGACGCCGAAGCCACCGAAGCCGAATCCTTCACCGTCCCCAACCCCCTCGTTCGCTCCGGACAGCGCATCTCCGTCGTCCTTCTCGTCCTCGGCTCCATCGCAGCCCTCACCGCGGGATTCTTCCTCCTTCACTCCGCCCCACCCAACCCCGGCACTGACCTCGCCTCACTCCTAAAACAAAATCCCAGCGACTACGCCCTCTCCTTCGGCCACTTCCTCGACCTCAACGCCCAGGCCATGGGAGCCTTCCGCGATCCGCTCCTCCTCACCGCCGTCGCGCTCTTCTCCGGAACCCTCGCCAACTGGCTCCTCCGCCGCAACTATCAGCCCCACGCCGCGAACCTCTGCCTCGCCGCCGCCACCTTCGCCTTCGTTCTCGCCGCGCACGTCGGCCTGCAGATCTTCTCCCCGGTCCTGAGCTCTCGCCAGTTAGCCACCGCCATCCAGCCCGAGCTGAAACCCAGCGACCTCATTGTCATCCACGGCGAGTACGAGAGCGCCAGCACCCTCGGCTTCTACCTCGGGCGCAACGACCTCCACATCCTCAACGGCCGCTCCTCCAACCTCTGGTACGGGTCCTTCTTCCCCGACGCCCCACCCATCTTCGAGGACGCCCTCTCTCTCAAAGTCCGTTGGCTCGAGCCCCGCCGCATCTTCCTCTGGCAGGATCTGTCCGACCCAGTCCCCACCCTCCCCGGAAAAACCTTCTTCATCGCCCAGAGCGGCGGCAAAGAGATCCTGAGCAACCAACCCAACCCTTACTAA
- a CDS encoding Rieske 2Fe-2S domain-containing protein, translated as MSEAFRLTELVRVAEVAGPPTELIFGDWYPALRAGALREGKTAKALLLGVPLLLGRKTGGKLFAMRDLCPHRGIPLSAGWFDGETVTCKYHGWKFEPCSGQCREIPSLTSHETLDPTKIYAGAFPCEERDGFAWVYLPEVGAGRVQVGEALPPVPEVPKFSVRFRSAHLVAELPCNVDHGIIGLMDPAHGPFVHQAWWWRSAASIHEKTKHFEPLEDRENNGRNAGFRMSSHAPSANSAPYKLLGVYGEPITTTIDFVLPNRRYETIRAGEKWFSSLTTITPVTASTCRIDVVAAWNVFYYIPFVTSIATFFGARFVRQDQETMIEQAEGLRFHPGLMLIDDADKPAKWYFALKQARLKGTGEHPLSGPVTLHWRS; from the coding sequence TTGAGCGAGGCGTTCAGGTTGACTGAGTTGGTACGAGTTGCGGAGGTTGCGGGGCCGCCGACGGAGCTGATCTTTGGGGATTGGTATCCGGCGCTGCGTGCTGGGGCGCTGCGGGAGGGCAAGACGGCGAAGGCGCTGCTGTTGGGGGTTCCGCTGCTGCTGGGACGGAAGACGGGGGGAAAGCTGTTTGCGATGCGGGATCTTTGTCCGCATCGGGGGATTCCGCTTTCGGCTGGGTGGTTCGATGGGGAGACGGTGACCTGCAAGTATCACGGTTGGAAGTTTGAGCCTTGCAGCGGGCAGTGCAGGGAGATTCCTTCGCTGACAAGCCATGAGACGCTGGATCCGACGAAGATCTATGCGGGGGCGTTTCCTTGCGAGGAGCGCGATGGGTTTGCGTGGGTTTATCTGCCTGAGGTGGGGGCGGGGCGAGTGCAGGTGGGAGAGGCTTTGCCGCCGGTGCCGGAGGTGCCGAAGTTTTCGGTGAGGTTTCGGAGTGCGCATCTGGTGGCGGAGCTGCCTTGCAATGTGGATCACGGGATTATCGGGTTGATGGATCCGGCGCATGGGCCGTTTGTGCACCAGGCTTGGTGGTGGCGTTCGGCGGCTAGTATTCATGAGAAGACGAAGCACTTTGAGCCGTTGGAAGACAGAGAGAATAATGGGCGGAATGCCGGGTTTCGGATGTCGTCGCATGCGCCGAGCGCGAACTCGGCGCCTTATAAGCTGCTGGGAGTTTATGGCGAGCCGATTACGACGACGATTGATTTTGTCCTGCCGAATCGGCGGTACGAGACGATACGCGCGGGGGAGAAGTGGTTTTCGAGTTTGACTACGATTACGCCGGTGACGGCTTCGACTTGCAGGATCGATGTGGTTGCAGCCTGGAATGTTTTTTACTACATTCCATTTGTAACTTCTATTGCTACGTTTTTTGGGGCGCGGTTTGTGCGGCAGGATCAGGAGACGATGATCGAGCAGGCTGAGGGGTTGAGGTTTCATCCGGGGCTGATGCTGATCGATGATGCGGATAAGCCGGCGAAGTGGTACTTCGCTTTGAAGCAGGCGCGGTTGAAGGGGACGGGGGAGCATCCGCTGAGTGGGCCGGTCACGCTGCATTGGCGGAGTTGA
- a CDS encoding DUF3536 domain-containing protein, translated as MAKPRAAKSPKPQTTVEAPRFVCIHGHFYQPPRENPWLETVEVQDSAAPYHDWNDRITAECYAPNGASRITNKQDEIIRIMNNYARMSFNFGPTLLSWLQDKAPRTYRMIVDADKFSAQRYSGHGSAVAQVYNHLIMPLANRRDALTQIRWGIADFESRFGRKPEGMWLAETAVNRSVLDLMAQEGIKFTILAPVQCARVRRLEPPAGTASKPNLDPVAAAAAPAEEPWTQTPNANVDPTHPYLIKLDEGRSIAVFFYDGPGSRAIAFEGLLNSGENFANRLVSGFHPASPGDPELAQISHVATDGESYGHHHKHGEMALSSAMHRIEEGQQARLTNYGEFLEKFPPKWEAEVAEDTSWSCAHGVERWRSNCGCNGGKIGWNQEWRAPLRDALDYLRDATAPLAEQLSQSLFKDLWAARDAYIHVVLDRSPASIIRFFADHTTRHLTEDERVTALELMELERHTQLMYTSCGWFFDEISGIETVQIIAYAGRVLQLAAKLFGPPGVALEAEFLTRLAHAKSNVPEMGDGAEVYRRYVTNMKIGLEQVGAHYAISSIFRAYPEHGELFCFDVHRESQEVFNSGRGRVALGRALLYSRITEESEELCFAVLHLGDQNLSAAVKAYNSTNPAEVEAFATFSTEISTAIRRANLPEVIRLIDRFFGETAYSLTSLFADEQHRILSTILNQTVSEMEDSLRKIYEDHASLMHFLTESGMTAPPALATAARFAINASLRQAIESDTFDTAEIEALIARAEVDQIPLDTQLLSYTTGQRMKRAMIRLEAAAAGDHQSSDALAAAIEVAQATHKMPFEVNIWQAQNIWNDLLRRSDTNYWTDEWKEGFKKLGETMNIKVDQLVIEEGVSAF; from the coding sequence ATGGCCAAACCTCGCGCCGCGAAGTCCCCCAAGCCGCAAACAACCGTCGAAGCCCCCCGCTTCGTCTGCATTCACGGCCACTTCTACCAGCCCCCACGCGAAAACCCCTGGCTCGAAACCGTCGAGGTCCAGGACTCCGCCGCCCCCTATCACGACTGGAACGACCGCATCACCGCCGAGTGTTACGCCCCCAACGGCGCCTCCCGCATCACCAACAAGCAGGACGAGATCATCCGGATCATGAACAACTACGCCCGGATGAGCTTCAACTTCGGCCCCACGCTCCTCAGCTGGCTGCAGGACAAAGCCCCTCGCACCTACCGCATGATCGTCGATGCCGACAAGTTCAGCGCCCAGCGTTACAGCGGTCACGGTTCCGCAGTCGCCCAGGTCTACAACCACCTCATCATGCCGCTCGCCAACCGCCGCGACGCTCTCACCCAGATCCGTTGGGGCATCGCCGACTTCGAATCCCGCTTCGGCCGCAAACCCGAAGGCATGTGGCTCGCCGAAACCGCAGTCAACCGCAGCGTGCTCGATCTCATGGCGCAGGAGGGCATCAAGTTCACTATCCTCGCTCCCGTCCAGTGCGCCCGCGTGCGCCGCCTGGAGCCACCCGCAGGCACAGCCTCGAAACCAAACCTCGACCCCGTCGCCGCAGCCGCAGCCCCCGCAGAAGAACCCTGGACCCAGACCCCCAACGCCAACGTCGATCCCACCCACCCCTACCTCATCAAACTCGACGAAGGCCGCAGCATCGCCGTCTTCTTCTACGACGGCCCCGGCTCTCGCGCCATCGCCTTCGAAGGCCTCCTCAACAGCGGCGAAAACTTTGCCAACCGTCTCGTCAGCGGCTTTCACCCCGCCTCTCCCGGAGACCCCGAACTCGCCCAGATCTCACACGTCGCCACCGACGGCGAGAGCTACGGCCATCATCACAAACACGGCGAGATGGCTCTCTCCTCCGCCATGCACCGTATCGAAGAAGGTCAGCAAGCCAGGCTCACCAACTACGGTGAGTTCCTCGAAAAATTCCCGCCCAAGTGGGAGGCCGAAGTCGCCGAAGACACCTCCTGGTCCTGCGCCCACGGCGTCGAACGCTGGCGCTCCAACTGCGGCTGCAACGGCGGCAAGATCGGATGGAATCAGGAGTGGCGCGCCCCCCTTCGCGACGCTCTCGACTACCTCCGCGACGCCACCGCACCCCTGGCCGAACAGCTCTCCCAGTCCCTCTTCAAAGATCTCTGGGCCGCCCGCGACGCCTACATTCACGTGGTCCTCGACCGCTCCCCGGCCTCCATCATCCGCTTCTTCGCCGATCACACCACTCGTCACCTCACCGAAGACGAGCGCGTCACCGCCCTCGAACTCATGGAGCTCGAACGCCACACCCAGCTCATGTATACCAGCTGCGGCTGGTTCTTCGACGAGATCTCCGGCATCGAAACCGTGCAAATCATCGCCTACGCGGGCCGCGTCCTCCAGCTCGCCGCCAAACTCTTCGGCCCTCCCGGCGTCGCCCTCGAAGCCGAGTTCCTCACCCGCCTCGCCCACGCCAAAAGCAACGTCCCCGAGATGGGCGACGGCGCAGAAGTCTACCGCCGCTACGTCACCAACATGAAGATCGGCCTCGAACAGGTCGGCGCTCACTACGCCATCAGCTCCATCTTCCGCGCCTATCCCGAGCACGGCGAGCTCTTCTGCTTCGACGTCCACCGCGAATCACAGGAGGTCTTCAACTCCGGCCGTGGCCGCGTCGCCCTCGGCCGCGCGCTCCTCTACTCCCGCATCACCGAAGAGAGCGAGGAGCTTTGCTTCGCCGTCCTCCATCTCGGCGACCAGAACCTCTCCGCCGCCGTCAAAGCCTACAACTCCACCAACCCCGCCGAGGTCGAAGCCTTCGCCACCTTCTCCACCGAAATCAGTACCGCCATCCGCCGCGCCAACCTGCCCGAGGTCATCCGCCTCATCGATCGCTTCTTCGGCGAGACCGCCTACTCCCTCACCTCGCTCTTCGCCGACGAGCAGCATCGCATCCTCAGCACCATCCTCAACCAGACCGTCTCCGAGATGGAAGACTCCCTCCGCAAGATCTACGAAGACCACGCCTCCCTCATGCACTTCCTCACCGAGTCCGGCATGACCGCGCCGCCCGCCCTCGCCACCGCCGCACGCTTCGCCATCAACGCCAGCCTCCGCCAGGCCATCGAGTCCGACACCTTCGACACCGCCGAAATAGAAGCACTCATCGCCCGTGCTGAGGTCGACCAGATTCCCCTCGACACACAGCTCCTCAGCTACACCACCGGCCAGCGCATGAAGCGCGCAATGATCCGCCTCGAGGCCGCAGCCGCCGGCGACCACCAGTCCTCCGATGCACTGGCCGCAGCCATTGAAGTCGCACAGGCCACCCACAAGATGCCCTTCGAGGTAAACATCTGGCAGGCCCAGAACATCTGGAACGACCTCCTCCGCCGCAGCGACACCAACTACTGGACCGACGAGTGGAAAGAAGGCTTCAAAAAACTAGGCGAGACCATGAACATCAAAGTCGACCAGCTCGTCATCGAAGAGGGCGTCAGCGCCTTCTAA
- a CDS encoding DUF2809 domain-containing protein, which translates to MRRSITTLTLMLITIPIGLAVRLLPLGLPWFLYKYLGSALWAGALYWFLATLLPTLRPIVVATIALTIATLLELSRLVSIAPIDTFRLTFAGKILLGRYFSLKNILAYLLAITLTAALDHLVVPRQTKS; encoded by the coding sequence ATGCGCCGCTCCATCACCACCCTCACCCTCATGCTCATCACCATCCCCATCGGACTCGCCGTACGCCTTCTCCCGCTCGGTCTACCCTGGTTCCTTTATAAATACCTCGGCTCCGCCCTCTGGGCAGGGGCACTCTACTGGTTCCTCGCGACCCTCCTCCCAACACTCCGCCCAATAGTCGTCGCCACAATCGCCCTCACTATCGCCACGCTGCTCGAGCTCAGCCGCCTCGTCTCCATCGCCCCAATCGACACCTTCCGCCTCACCTTCGCCGGAAAAATCCTCCTCGGCCGCTACTTCTCTCTCAAAAACATCCTCGCCTACCTCCTCGCCATCACTCTCACCGCCGCGCTCGACCACCTCGTCGTACCTCGGCAGACAAAATCCTGA
- a CDS encoding DNA-3-methyladenine glycosylase family protein — MPRPHHAPRSPRYDARQALLDLSTSDPKLGKLIERAGPFTLRVASTQSPFEALVESIIYQQLHGKAAAAIHRRLLESFYPVTSNEHFAAQHLLDCPNEQLRAAGLSHNKSLALRDLAAKTIDGTVPTLLRIRRMSDEAIIEHLTQVRGVGRWTVEMLLIFRLGRPNVLPVDDYGVRKGFALTFGKLKPVDKVTPMDLPKPDVMRRRAKKWEPWCSVASWYLWRACDLVKPKT, encoded by the coding sequence ATGCCGCGCCCACACCACGCTCCTCGTTCTCCCCGCTATGATGCCCGCCAGGCCCTGTTGGATCTATCCACCTCCGATCCCAAATTAGGCAAGCTCATCGAACGCGCCGGTCCCTTCACCCTCAGAGTCGCCAGCACCCAATCCCCCTTCGAAGCCCTCGTCGAAAGCATCATCTATCAGCAACTACACGGCAAAGCAGCCGCCGCGATCCACCGCCGCCTGCTCGAAAGCTTCTACCCAGTAACTTCCAACGAGCACTTCGCCGCCCAGCATCTCCTCGACTGCCCCAACGAGCAGCTCCGCGCCGCCGGCCTCTCGCACAACAAGTCCCTCGCCCTCCGCGATCTCGCCGCCAAGACCATCGACGGCACCGTCCCCACCCTCCTCCGCATCCGTCGCATGTCCGACGAAGCCATCATCGAGCACCTCACCCAGGTCCGCGGCGTCGGCCGCTGGACCGTCGAGATGCTTCTCATCTTCCGGCTAGGCCGACCAAACGTCCTGCCCGTCGACGACTACGGCGTCCGTAAAGGCTTCGCCCTCACCTTCGGCAAACTCAAACCCGTTGACAAAGTCACACCCATGGATCTCCCCAAACCCGACGTCATGCGTCGTCGAGCCAAAAAATGGGAGCCCTGGTGCTCGGTCGCCAGCTGGTATCTCTGGCGAGCCTGCGACCTCGTCAAACCCAAGACCTAA
- a CDS encoding cytochrome c3 family protein, which translates to MAQVFDRSSNALARFSLVLTGVIVIALGVTLDQLQRSPWVTRQGQRPDQPIPFSHKHHVEGLGLQCQYCHTQVEKAAYAGIPPTKTCINCHAQIWTNAELLEPVRQSWATGASIQWIRVHDLPDYVYFNHEIHVNKGIGCASCHGRVDEMPLMYQQNTLQMEWCLNCHRNPAVNLRPTSEIYNMAWAGPSSEKPVWCSSTATGAAGSGPTAQNVSCTTTNPSGKSPEVAMLQMNTEANGPTSSDVPPLGITMPASYQKFTSQIDLGKYLTAQYHIRNPEQLSSCETCHR; encoded by the coding sequence ATGGCGCAAGTTTTTGACCGCAGTTCGAACGCGCTGGCTCGATTCAGCCTTGTATTGACGGGCGTAATCGTCATCGCGCTCGGCGTAACCCTGGACCAGCTACAGCGATCACCGTGGGTGACGCGGCAGGGCCAGCGGCCAGATCAGCCGATACCGTTCAGCCACAAGCACCATGTCGAGGGACTTGGTTTGCAGTGTCAGTACTGCCACACGCAAGTGGAAAAGGCTGCGTACGCCGGGATTCCTCCGACGAAGACCTGTATTAACTGCCACGCGCAAATCTGGACGAACGCGGAACTGCTGGAGCCGGTTCGACAGAGCTGGGCGACTGGCGCATCGATTCAGTGGATTCGGGTGCACGATCTACCGGACTACGTTTACTTCAACCATGAGATCCACGTGAACAAGGGTATTGGCTGCGCGAGTTGTCATGGACGCGTGGACGAGATGCCGCTGATGTACCAGCAGAACACGCTGCAGATGGAGTGGTGTTTGAACTGCCATCGCAATCCGGCGGTAAATCTGCGGCCGACCAGCGAGATCTACAACATGGCGTGGGCTGGGCCTTCGAGCGAGAAGCCGGTGTGGTGTTCGAGCACGGCGACGGGCGCAGCTGGATCTGGACCGACGGCGCAGAATGTGAGCTGCACGACGACGAATCCTTCGGGCAAGAGTCCTGAGGTGGCGATGTTGCAGATGAACACTGAGGCGAATGGGCCGACGTCGAGCGATGTGCCCCCGCTGGGGATCACGATGCCGGCGAGCTATCAGAAGTTCACGAGCCAGATTGACCTGGGCAAGTATCTAACCGCTCAGTATCACATCCGCAATCCGGAGCAGCTGTCGAGCTGTGAGACGTGCCACCGATGA